The genomic interval AGCTAGTGTGGTCTTACCCGTTCCACCTTTACCGGCAATGGCGATGGTAAAGGCCATGAGTACCACTTCCCTTCTGGTGATTATTGTTTCGTTATATTCAGGTCGGGTTGCAAGAGCGGTAACTTTTACCAGGCAGTGCCCACACAGTGAAGCGTCCGACTAGCTACGTTTTACCGCCAGAGCCCGGCTAACCGGTTCGGGTTAAACATTCCAGCGTTGCTTCAGGAAGGAAGGAATGCCGGAAGATTCCCGCGGTCCCACCAGTACTTCCCAACCGGAGAGTTCCTGGAGCTTGCCGCTCAGCACGGCCACGCCTCCAGGGATGATTACCTTGCGGTGGGATACCTTTTCGGCAATGCCGGAGTTTTTGAGCATCTCGGCAATCTTCTCGGGGGTGAATTTTCCGGCTGCCCACCCAGTCAGGACGGAAATGCCATCGGTATCAACGGGGAGAATGTAACCCGGTACGCGGCTGGCTTCCACGTCTCCAGCCACACAGAAATAGGTAAGGGAGAAATTGGTGGTAATATAGACCGGGGAATCGGGACCGGGATTGCCAATCTCATAAATCTTGGATTCCACGGCGATCGGTTTTTGCGGGTCGGTGTAAATGTTCAGGCGCAGGGTGATCAGCGGCAAAATATCTGCCGGATCGGCCGTTTGAAGCACCACAATTCCCGCATACTTACAAATGTACACTGCAGCATCGGCTACGGCCTGGACGGGGTCTTCGTTGGTAACAAAGGTAATAGTGGGGTAGCCGAAGGGACGGAAACGCTTCAAAGCCTGCCGGCGGATCTGGGTCTGGTCGGCCAGGACCTTATGGACTTCCCGGGCGCCAGAATCCAGAATCAGTTGTTTGTGACCCAGGGCAACTACTTTTTCCACTAATTCGGCCAGTCCATTGAGGTCGGCTCCCTTGACCACCATGGGGGCCTCATACTTCTTGGCCAGCGCAGTCATGCCTTCGTAGTTGGCTGCGGTAGCCCCGCACAGGAGCGGCTTCTTGCTGCCCACAACTTCCAGAGCTTTTTCCATAGCCGCCGTGTCTTCGGTAATCAAGATCAGGGGATATGCGGTGTTTTCAGCCGCCACCTTCACTGCCGCGACAAACTTGTCCGCATCACCGGAATCATTTGTGACGGCTACCAGGTTTACACTGTGGAGCTGTCCAACCCGGTCAAAGACCAGCTTGTTGATCTGGCCTACACGGGCGGCAATTTCTTCTTTGCCGGCGGTGTCGCTCACAGTGATGGCAATTCCCGTGGGATGTTCAAAGCGCTTATCGTGGCGGAAGAGCACGGTTTCATTACCCAGCGTCAGCTCTTTTTCGCCTGTACCAATCTTTACCAGGGCCACTGGCGGAGCGGAAGCAGCGCCCAGGGCTTCCTTTGCTGCTTCACTTACGTGGGGGCACTGGTCGAGACCAGCTTTACCGGCCGCCATGGCCATAGCAAAAGCCAGACAGGTCGGGTGACCGCAGTCCTTGCAGTTGGTCTTGGGCAGTTGCTTAAAAATTTCTAAACCTGTTAAACCCATTCTCCTTTTCTCCTTTCTCGTAATTAATTAACACATATCCGGAGGACACCTGTATAACAGGTGTCCTCCAAGATATGCTCATTTCTTACATCCTAAATTAATTGGTTGCGCGATTTAGGTTATTTAAAGCAGCGGCGGGAGGCTC from Desulfofundulus luciae carries:
- the acsC gene encoding acetyl-CoA decarbonylase/synthase complex subunit gamma — translated: MGLTGLEIFKQLPKTNCKDCGHPTCLAFAMAMAAGKAGLDQCPHVSEAAKEALGAASAPPVALVKIGTGEKELTLGNETVLFRHDKRFEHPTGIAITVSDTAGKEEIAARVGQINKLVFDRVGQLHSVNLVAVTNDSGDADKFVAAVKVAAENTAYPLILITEDTAAMEKALEVVGSKKPLLCGATAANYEGMTALAKKYEAPMVVKGADLNGLAELVEKVVALGHKQLILDSGAREVHKVLADQTQIRRQALKRFRPFGYPTITFVTNEDPVQAVADAAVYICKYAGIVVLQTADPADILPLITLRLNIYTDPQKPIAVESKIYEIGNPGPDSPVYITTNFSLTYFCVAGDVEASRVPGYILPVDTDGISVLTGWAAGKFTPEKIAEMLKNSGIAEKVSHRKVIIPGGVAVLSGKLQELSGWEVLVGPRESSGIPSFLKQRWNV